The following are from one region of the Lynx canadensis isolate LIC74 chromosome D4, mLynCan4.pri.v2, whole genome shotgun sequence genome:
- the TOR4A gene encoding torsin-4A, whose amino-acid sequence MDSGQPSLEAAGPGVPRPSVIAPLRAVVRLRRRVCLLRKRRPQPPGSGSASAPGAPHADPDQPRFFTFDGPEPPSRTPRKRRRRSRVVLYPETSRKYRPHAERRSRAQRCLLLLVAIVGFQVLNAIENLDDNAQRYDLDGLEKALQRAVFGQPAAVGRIVALLRDYLATHVHSRPLLLALHGPSGVGKSHVGRLLARHFRAVLEDGALVLQYHARHHCPKARAAQDCREELARLVAGVVERAEAEEKTPLVVLDEAELLPLALLDELHGFLQPQRAHHFHNAIYVLLSSAGGAEITRFVLQNASRALPPRPDGARGAHGDWDAVAAVRAEEELRAGLRALLVREHPLWQAAAIVPLLLLDKRAVVNCFRDEMAGEGFFPEQARAELLAAQLKYYRVAGREFAVTGCKQVVATVNLL is encoded by the coding sequence ATGGACAGCGGCCAGCCCAGTCTGGAGGCCGCGGGCCCCGGCGTCCCCCGCCCGAGCGTGATCGCGCCGCTGCGCGCAGTGGTCCGTCTGCGCCGCCGCGTGTGCCTCCTGCGCAAGCGGCGCCCCCAGCCGCCCGGCTCGGGGTCGGCTTCCGCGCCCGGGGCGCCGCACGCTGACCCGGACCAGCCCCGGTTCTTCACCTTCGACGGCCCGGAGCCGCCGTCCAGGACGCCGCGCAAGAGGCGCCGACGCAGCCGTGTGGTGCTCTACCCGGAGACCTCGCGCAAGTACCGGCCTCACGCGGAGCGCCGCAGCCGCGCGCAGCGCTGCCTCCTGCTGCTCGTGGCCATCGTGGGCTTCCAGGTGCTCAACGCCATCGAGAACCTGGACGATAACGCGCAGCGCTACGACCTCGACGGGCTGGAGAAGGCGCTGCAGCGCGCCGTGTTCGGGCAGCCGGCCGCCGTGGGGCGCATCGTGGCGCTGCTGCGGGACTACCTGGCCACGCACGTGCACAGCCGCCCGCTGCTTCTGGCGCTGCACGGGCCCAGCGGCGTGGGCAAGAGCCACGTGGGCCGCCTGCTGGCGCGCCACTTCCGCGCGGTGCTTGAGGACGGCGCGCTCGTGCTGCAGTACCACGCGCGGCACCACTGCCCCAAGGCGCGCGCTGCGCAGGACTGCCGTGAGGAGCTGGCCCGGCTGGTGGCCGGCGTGGTGGAGCGGGCCGAAGCGGAGGAGAAGACCCCGCTCGTGGTGCTGGACGAGGCGGAGCTCCTGCCCCTGGCGCTGCTGGACGAGCTGCACGGCTTCCTGCAGCCGCAGCGCGCCCACCACTTCCACAACGCCATCTACGTGCTCCTCAGCAGCGCGGGCGGCGCGGAAATCACGCGCTTCGTGCTGCAGAACGCGTCCCGCGCGCTGCCCCCGCGCCCCGACGGCGCCCGCGGTGCTCACGGCGACTGGGATGCGGTGGCCGCCGTGCGGGCCGAGGAGGAGCTGCGCGCCGGCCTGCGGGCGCTCCTGGTCCGCGAGCACCCGCTGTGGCAGGCCGCGGCCATCgtgcccctgctgctgctggacAAGAGGGCCGTGGTCAACTGCTTCCGGGACGAGATGGCCGGGGAGGGCTTCTTCCCGGAGCAGGCCCGGGCCGAGCTCCTGGCCGCGCAGCTCAAGTACTACCGCGTGGCTGGCCGCGAGTTCGCCGTCACTGGCTGCAAGCAGGTGGTGGCCACCGTGAACCTCTTGTAG